One Burkholderia sp. 9120 genomic window, GCGGCCCGTGACCGCCGGGATAAAACACCGCGTCGTAATCCGCCGCCGACACACTGGAGAGCGTGACCGTATTCGCCAACGCGGCTTGCGCATCGGCGTCTTTGCTGAAGCGCCGGGTTGCGTCGGTCTGCGCGTCGGGATCGTCGCTCTTGGGGTCGAGCGGCGGCTGTCCGCCTTTGGGCGACGCCAGGGTCGTCGCGATGCCCGCGTCTTTGAACACGTAATAAGGTGCGGCAAATTCCTCAAGCCAGAATCCGGTTTTTCTGCCGGTGTTGCCAAGCTGATCGTGGGACGTCAAGACCACCAGAATTTCCATATCGACCTCGTAAACGGTTTCGATTCGCCCGGCTTGCGCACGCCGGACGGCGCTGGAGTGGCGCCGCAGTGGCGCGAGCCGCTCCAGGCGCTCTGGCAGTATAGGTGGCGCCAGGTGACGTCGAAGAGGATTTCTTGCCGCGCGAGCGGGCCGCGTCGGCGGGCCGCTCACATCGAAAAACGCAATGTCAGACCGCGTAAATATTGGGGTTGTCCACCAGCGGCAAGAATTGGCCGGTGCGCCCGTCGAGCGCGAGCATCGTGCCGCTTTCGATGTCGAAGATCCAGCCGTGCAATTGCAGCGTTTTATTCACGAGCCCGACCGCCACCGACGGATGCGTGCGGATATTCGACAACTGCGCGATCACGTTGTCCTTCACCAGCGCGGACAGACGCTCGGCGTCCGAGTGATACGTGCGTGACGCGTTGATTGCTTTGGCGGCATCCGAATGACGCAGCCAGCTGGCCACTGCCGGCAGATGATCCAGATTCGTGCAGGTCGAGATCGCGGTCATCGCGCCGCAGTTCGAGTGTCCGCAGATCACGATATCGCGCACGCCCAACACCGACACCGCGTATTCGACCGTGGCCGACACGCCGCCCGGCTCCGGACCATACGACGGGACGATGTTGCCCGCGTTGCGGATCACGAACAGCGCGCCCGGCTCGGTCTGCGTCAGCAACTCCGGCACGACGCGGCTATCGGAACAGGTCACGAACAGCGTATTGGGGCTTTGCGCGGCCGATAAGCGCTTGAACAGCGCACTCTGCTGC contains:
- a CDS encoding carbonic anhydrase, whose amino-acid sequence is MQEIIEGIIRFQRDVFPQQSALFKRLSAAQSPNTLFVTCSDSRVVPELLTQTEPGALFVIRNAGNIVPSYGPEPGGVSATVEYAVSVLGVRDIVICGHSNCGAMTAISTCTNLDHLPAVASWLRHSDAAKAINASRTYHSDAERLSALVKDNVIAQLSNIRTHPSVAVGLVNKTLQLHGWIFDIESGTMLALDGRTGQFLPLVDNPNIYAV